The genome window GATCGCGGCACGCCTGCCGGAACACGCGGACCTGATCCGCCGGGACGCGGAGACAAACCGCCGACGCAGGGAACAGTTTGCCGCGCAGTTGGAACAGCTTGGCGTGAAGGTCGTGCCTTCCCAAAGCAATTTCCTGCTGGCTGATTTCGGAAGGGATATGACGGAACCGGCAGAAAGACTGAAGGAACAGGGAATCCTGATGCGTACCTGCGGGTCTTTCGGGCTGGAAAACAGCTTCCTGCGGCTGGCGGTCAGGACAGAAAAGGAAAACGGGCGGCTGATCGCCGCACTGGAGGAGATACTGCATGCGCGGTAAATGCCTGATGATCCAGGGGACAGCTTCCTCTGTCGGCAAAAGCGTGCTTTGTGCCGCTTTCCTGCGCATCCTGCGCCAGGACGGCCTGAAGGCCGCACCTTTCAAGGCGCAGAACATGTCCCTTAATTCCTTCGCGACCAAAGACGGCCTGGAGATGGGCCGGGCACAGGTCACCCAGGCGCAGGCGGCCGGTATGGAGCCGGATGTCCGGATGAATCCGGTGCTGCTGAAGCCTACCAGCGACCGGCGCAGCCAGGTGATCATTGAAGGAAAGGCTGTCGCCAGCATGACGGCGATGGAATACCACCAGTACAAACCGGAACTGCGGAAACGGATCAAAGCCATCTACGAATCACTGGAAAACGAAGTGGACTGCGTTGTGATCGAGGGTGCGGGCAGCCCCGCGGAGATCAACCTGCGGGAAGGGGACATTGTGAATATGTCCATGGCGGAAGCCGCTGACGCGCCGGTCATCCTTGTGGGGGATATTGACCTTGGCGGTGTCTTTGCTTCCCTTTACGGCACGGTGATGCTGCTGACCGAAGAGGAACGGGCCCGGGTGAAGGGCGTGATTATCAACAAGTTCCGGGGGGACGTGAAGATCCTGGAACCGGGGCTGCGCATGCTGGAAGAGCGTATTCACATTCCTGTACTGGGCGTGGTGCCCTGGATGGATGTGGAGCTGGATGACGAGGACAGCGTTACGGAACGCCTCCGGAAGCAGAGTGGCCGGGGAGATATAGACGTGGCGGTGGTCCGGCTTCGCCATATCTCCAACTTTACGGATTTCCAGTCCCTGGCCCTGCAGCCGGGGGCACGGGTGAGATACGCGGAGAACGCGGAGGACCTGGAGAAAGCTGACCTGATCATTCTGCCCGGCACCAAGAATACCATTGAAGACCTGATCGACCTGCGCAACCGGAAGATGGATGCGGCGATCATCCGCCATGCCCGCCACGGCGGGATGGTGATGGGAATCTGCGGCGGATACCAGATGCTCGGAAACGTGCTGCGGGATCCCGGTCATTCCGAGTCGCAGGTGCCGGAAGCAGCAGGACTTGGCCTGCTGGATATGGAAGTTGAATTTGAAAAGGAAAAGCGCACCGTCCAGGCAACAGCGACTGTTGAGTGTGGAACATGCTGGCCGGAAAAACTGAACGGGACGCGTGTGGACGGGTATGAGATCCACACGGGCAGGAACAGCTATGGCCCGGAAGCGTATCCCTGGCTGCGGATCGGCGGGGAGATAGACGGAGTTATGAACGCGCAGGGCAATGTGCTGGGTACCTACCTGCACGGGCTGTTTGACGACGGCCGTCTGTTTGCCGCAATAGCGGACAGGATCCGGGAACTGCGGGGCGATGCCGGAAAGGAACAGCAGCCTGTCAGCATGGAGGAATTCCGGGAAAGTGAGTTTGACCGGATTGCCGCCATTGTCCGTGAAAGTGTGGACATGGAGGCTGTATACCGGATCATACACGGGGAGGATGTCTCATGCGTTTCGGAATAGCCGCGCTGATCGCCGGGTTTATCCTGGACCTGTTGCTGGGTGATCCGGAATGGCTTTATCATCCGGTGCGGCTGATCGGCGGACTGATCTCCCGGCTGGAAAAACGGCTGCGTGCCCGGGGCGGAAACCTGCGCCGGAGCGCGGTGATCCTGACGGTTACCACTTTGCTTGTGACCATGGCCGTTACGGCAGGAATCCTTGTCCTGCTGCAGCTGCTGGGCAGAATTCCGCTGTTTATCGGAATGGCGCTGCTGGACTGGATGGGAATCGCCGTGACCTGCATGGCCAAAGAAGCCCGGGGTGTCGGCAAGGCGCTGGAGAAGGGTCTGCCCGAGGCACGGAAACAGATAGCCCGCATTGTGGGAAGGGATACCCAGAACCTCAGCGGGGAAGAAATTATCAAAGCCACGGTGGAAACGGTTGCCGAGAACACAACGGACGGGGTGATTTCCCCGCTGTTCTGGGCACTGCTTGGCGGACCGGTCCTCCTGTGGGGATTCAAGGCGGCCAACACGCTGGACTCCATGGTGGGCTACATGGATGAGAAGTACCGGGATATCGGCTGGAGCAGCGCGAAACTGGATGACATACTGAACTATATTCCGGCACGGCTGACGGCACTGCTGATGATCCTGGCGGCGTTTCTGACGGGAATGGACGGCCCAAACGCGTTCCGGATCGTGCGCCGGGACCACGCGAACCATAAAAGTCCGAACTGCGCCTGGAGTGAGGCGGCAGCGGCGGGAGCCATGCATATCCAGCTGGGCGGGACGCATGAATACTTCGGGAAACCGGTGGAAAAACCGACCATCGGTGACGCGGATCGGCCCGCGGAGCGGGAGGATATCCGCCGGGCAAACCGGCTTCTGTATGTGACAAGCGGCCTGATGATACTGATCATCGCTGCCGCGGGAGTTTTGCTGTAACAGCAGGGAAGGGAGTGAACAGGATGGAAGAGAAAAGGGATGCCAGCCGGTTTTTCCAGAACCGGGAATGCAGGTTTTTCCCGTGCCACAAGGGTGTGGCGGAAGAGGAGTTCAACTGCCTGTTCTGCTACTGCCCCCTGTATACGCTCGGAAGGAAATGCGGCGGAAACTATACCTATACGGATAAAGGGATCAAAAGCTGCAAGGACTGCACTTTCCCGCATATCGCGGATAATTATGAAAGACTGACCGGCCGCTTCCGGGAGATCGCGGAGGTGGTCCGGCGGATGGATGAGGCAGAAGGATGAATGCACAGGAACAGGCCCGCAGGCGCTGGGACAGCATCGCGAAGCCGCTTCATTCCCTTGGCCGGCTGGAGGACCTGGTGGTTCAGATTGCCGGGATCACGCAGACCGCGGACGTGCGGATCGACAAGCGGTGCGCGCTTGTTTTCTGCGGTGACCACGGCGTTGTTAAGGAAGGGGTCAGCCAGGCCGGAAGCGAAGTGACGGCGCTGGTAGCCCGCAGCATCGCGGAGGGAACGGGCAACATCAACCTGATGGCTGACGCGGCCCGGGCCGATGTGTTCGCGGTCGATATGGGCATGCTCACCGAAGTGGAAGGGACCGTCAACCGGCGGGTCGGTGCCGGAACGGCTGACATCGCGGAAGGCCCCGCCATGACGCGGGAACAGGCGGAGCAGGCACTGCAGGCCGGCATGGAGATGATACGGGACCTGCGGGACAAGGGGTACCAAATCGCGGTCATCGGGGAAATGGGCATCGGCAACACGACAGCGGCCAGCGTGGTGGCTTCCGTGCTGCTGGACATGCCCGCGGAGCAGGTGACCGGACGGGGTGCCGGCCTTTCGGACGCCGGGCTGAAAAGAAAGATCGAAGTGATCCGGCAGGCGGTCCGGGTCAATCATCCGGACGCGTCAGATCCGACGGATGTGCTGGCGAAACTGGGCGGCTTTGAGATCGCCGGGATGGCAGGCGCTTTCCTGGGCGGATATCAGTATCATATACCCGTTGTGACAGACGGGATGATCCCCTCTGTGGCGGCACTCGCGGCTGTCCGGATTTGCCCGGAGGCGGTATCCGCCATCCTGCCGGGACACGTGAGCAAAGAACCCGTGGATCAGATCATCATGAAGGAACTGAATATGGAACCGGTGATCGATGCCCGGATGGCGCTGGGAGAGGGAACCGGCGGCATACTGCTGCTGCCCCTGCTGGATATGGCGCTGCGGGTTTATCACGGCCCCCATACCTTTGATGGACTGGGCATGGAACCCTATACGCCCCAGGGAGGAAAGCAATGATCGTACTGGTAACAGGCGGCAGCGGCTGCGGCAAGTCCACCTGGGCGGAGAAGCTGATGGATAACCTGCAGTATGACCGGCGCTTCTATATCGCCACCATGCAGGTGTATGACGAGGAATCCCGGCAGCGGGTTGCCCGGCACCGGGCCCAGCGGGCGGATAAAAACTTTGTAACCATAGAATGTGAAAAAGACCTGGACAGCGTGAAGATTCCGGAGGGGAGTGCTGTTCTGCTGGAAGACCTGGTAAACCTGACTGCCAATGAGATGTTTGACAATGGGGACGTTTCACGGATCATTCCGGCGATCCGGCGTCTGGCGGCCCGGTGCAGCTGGCTGGTGATGGTGACCAATGACCTGTTTTCCGACGGGGAGGAGTATTCCCTCTCTGTGAAGGAATACCTACGCTGCCTGGCGGAGATCAACCGGCAGGCGGCTGAGATGGCTGACTGCGCCGTGGAAGTTGTGTATTCTGTTCCGGTTGCGCTGAAAGGAGAACTGCCATGCGTTTGATCCGTTCTTTCCTGATCGCGTTTTCCACCTATTCCCGGATTCCGGTTCCTCAGGTGGAGTGGACAGAGGAAAACCGGCGCTATGCTATGTGCTTCTTTCCGCTTATCGGAGCGGTGCTGGGACTGATCCTGTGGGGATGGCTGGCCCTGTGTGACGCGCTGCGGATCGGTGCTTTCCTGCGCGGCGCGGTCGCGGCGCTCCTGCCGCTGCTTGTGACAGGCGGGATCCACATGGACGGGTATATGGACGTGACGGACGCGCTGGCCTCCTGGCAGCCAAAGGAAAAACGGCTGGAGATCCTGAAGGACAGCCATGCCGGTGCCTTCGCGGTGATGGGCTGCGCCGGATACCTGCTGCTTTCCGCGGCACTGTTCAGCGAGGCGCGGGCGGCTGACGGGCTGAAACTGCTCTGCGTGTTTGTGCTGTCCCGGACGCTGAGCGCCCTGGCGCTGACGATCTTCCGGAACGCGCGCCCGCAGGGCATGCTGGACGACTTTTCCAGGACCGCACAGCGGCGGATGATCCTGGTGAGCGGCATGATCTATGGAATTGTATGTGTCGCCATCTGGGGGCTGACAGGCGGCTGGCTTGCGCTGATCTGCCCGGCGGCAGCCGCTCTCTGCCTGCTGTATTACCGGCATATGGCCTATAAACAGTTCGGCGGCGTGACCGGAGACCTGGCAGGCTGGTTCCTGCAGGTTACGGAGCTGGCGCTGGCGGCGGTGGTTGTGATGGGAGGGAAACTGCTGTGAAACTGTATATCGGCGGAGCGTACCAGGGCCAGGAGGAACTGGCGCGACAGGAGAATCCTTCCGCGGAGATCTTTCCGGATTTCCATGAGCGGATCCGGAAGGCTGTACTGGCGGAAAAACAGGATCCCAGGGCATTTGCGGAACAGTTCTGCGCAGAACATCCGGACGCGGTTGTCACAGCCAATGAAGTCGGGGCAGGTGTTGTGCCCATGGCCGCGGAAGACCGGGCATTCCGGGAAGCGGTCGGCCGCGCCCTGTGCGTGATCGCCGGGAAAGCGGAGCAGGTGACACGGTGCACCTGCGGGATCGGGGTGAGGATCAAATGAGGTGGATCCTGATCCGGCACGGAAAGACCCGGGGCAACCTGGAAGGCCGGTACATCGGCTGCCGCAGTGATGAGAACCTGTGCGCTGAAGGCATTGAAGAACTGAAACAGGGTACTTATCCGGCGGCGGGGAAGGTATATACCAGCCCGATGCGCCGCTGCCTGGAAACAGCGGAACTGCTGTATCCGGGAATTCCCGCGGAGGAGGTTCCTGATTTCAGGGAATGTGATTTCGGCGAATTCGAAGGGAAAAACTACGCGGAACTGAACGGACGCAAAGACTACCAGGCGTGGATCGATTCCGGCGGTGAACTGCCTTTTCCGGGCGGGGAAAGCCGGGCAGAGTTTGCTGCCCGCTGCCTGGAAGCGTTTGAGACAATACGAAAAAAAGCGCCGCAGGAAGACTGCGCGCTTGTTGTACACGGCGGTACGGTGATGGCGATTATGGAACAGTATGCGATGCCGCGTAAACCGTTTTATGATTACCAGGTTCCGAACGGCTGCGGATTCATCCTGGAAGAGGACGGAACCTGGACACAGATCCGGCGGTGATCCCGCCGGTTTTTATTTTTCCCACTGGGACAGCATATCCTTCATCCAGGCGTAGACATCCATACCGTAAACCTGCTTCAGGTTTTCCGGCGTCATGACGTCATCGATGAGTCCCCGGGAAATGGTTTTACCGTGGTCCAGCAGGATGGCGTGGGTGCCGTATTTCCTGGCAAGGCTCAGGTCGTGGACAACGGACAGGACGGCCCGTCCGGGCTCTTTCAGCCAGTCCCGGATCAGGGAAAAGATGTGCTGCTGGTACTTCAGATCCAGGTGATTGGCCGGTTCATCGAGGATCAGCACCTGCGGATCCTGGGCAAAGACCTGGGCCAGGAAGACGCGCTGCGTTTCGCCGCCGGAAAGGGTCAGCATGCTGGCATGCCGCAGATCGGACAGGCCGGTCATTTCCAGCGCTTTTTCCACGGCAGCTTTTCCATCATCATCCCGGCCGGAAAACAGGCCGGACTTGTAGGCATAGCGGCCCAGCCCGACAACTTCCTCAACGGTGTAGGCATAACCCACATTGTTTTTTTGCGCCAGGACGCCGATCTTCCGCGCAAGCGAGGATGCTTTCAGACCACGGATATCCTCGCCCTTCCACCGGATGGTTCCTGAGTGGGGAGCACCCTGGGCAATTGCTTCGATCAGGGTGGATTTGCCTGCACCGTTCGGTCCGGCCAGCATAAGCCACTGGCCTTCCTTCAGGTGAAAGGAAAGGTCATCGACAACGGTGAAGCTGCCGTAACGGACTGTGATATGTTCTCCCTGCAGCATGCCGGTCACCTGGCCTTTCTCGTTTTGTTGAAGATGATGACGAACGCGACGGCCCCGACCATGGACGTGACCACACCGATGGACAGCTCAATGGGACTGAGCAGGGTCCGGGCGGTCAGGTCCGCCAGGAGCAGGAAGATCGCTCCTGAAAACAGGGAGGCGGGAAGCAGCCGCTTGTGATTCGGCCCCACCAGCATTCGGGCGATATGGGGCATAA of Aristaeella lactis contains these proteins:
- a CDS encoding cobyric acid synthase; the encoded protein is MRGKCLMIQGTASSVGKSVLCAAFLRILRQDGLKAAPFKAQNMSLNSFATKDGLEMGRAQVTQAQAAGMEPDVRMNPVLLKPTSDRRSQVIIEGKAVASMTAMEYHQYKPELRKRIKAIYESLENEVDCVVIEGAGSPAEINLREGDIVNMSMAEAADAPVILVGDIDLGGVFASLYGTVMLLTEEERARVKGVIINKFRGDVKILEPGLRMLEERIHIPVLGVVPWMDVELDDEDSVTERLRKQSGRGDIDVAVVRLRHISNFTDFQSLALQPGARVRYAENAEDLEKADLIILPGTKNTIEDLIDLRNRKMDAAIIRHARHGGMVMGICGGYQMLGNVLRDPGHSESQVPEAAGLGLLDMEVEFEKEKRTVQATATVECGTCWPEKLNGTRVDGYEIHTGRNSYGPEAYPWLRIGGEIDGVMNAQGNVLGTYLHGLFDDGRLFAAIADRIRELRGDAGKEQQPVSMEEFRESEFDRIAAIVRESVDMEAVYRIIHGEDVSCVSE
- the cbiB gene encoding adenosylcobinamide-phosphate synthase CbiB, translating into MRFGIAALIAGFILDLLLGDPEWLYHPVRLIGGLISRLEKRLRARGGNLRRSAVILTVTTLLVTMAVTAGILVLLQLLGRIPLFIGMALLDWMGIAVTCMAKEARGVGKALEKGLPEARKQIARIVGRDTQNLSGEEIIKATVETVAENTTDGVISPLFWALLGGPVLLWGFKAANTLDSMVGYMDEKYRDIGWSSAKLDDILNYIPARLTALLMILAAFLTGMDGPNAFRIVRRDHANHKSPNCAWSEAAAAGAMHIQLGGTHEYFGKPVEKPTIGDADRPAEREDIRRANRLLYVTSGLMILIIAAAGVLL
- a CDS encoding cysteine-rich small domain-containing protein yields the protein MEEKRDASRFFQNRECRFFPCHKGVAEEEFNCLFCYCPLYTLGRKCGGNYTYTDKGIKSCKDCTFPHIADNYERLTGRFREIAEVVRRMDEAEG
- the cobT gene encoding nicotinate-nucleotide--dimethylbenzimidazole phosphoribosyltransferase; the protein is MNAQEQARRRWDSIAKPLHSLGRLEDLVVQIAGITQTADVRIDKRCALVFCGDHGVVKEGVSQAGSEVTALVARSIAEGTGNINLMADAARADVFAVDMGMLTEVEGTVNRRVGAGTADIAEGPAMTREQAEQALQAGMEMIRDLRDKGYQIAVIGEMGIGNTTAASVVASVLLDMPAEQVTGRGAGLSDAGLKRKIEVIRQAVRVNHPDASDPTDVLAKLGGFEIAGMAGAFLGGYQYHIPVVTDGMIPSVAALAAVRICPEAVSAILPGHVSKEPVDQIIMKELNMEPVIDARMALGEGTGGILLLPLLDMALRVYHGPHTFDGLGMEPYTPQGGKQ
- a CDS encoding bifunctional adenosylcobinamide kinase/adenosylcobinamide-phosphate guanylyltransferase; this encodes MIVLVTGGSGCGKSTWAEKLMDNLQYDRRFYIATMQVYDEESRQRVARHRAQRADKNFVTIECEKDLDSVKIPEGSAVLLEDLVNLTANEMFDNGDVSRIIPAIRRLAARCSWLVMVTNDLFSDGEEYSLSVKEYLRCLAEINRQAAEMADCAVEVVYSVPVALKGELPCV
- a CDS encoding adenosylcobinamide-GDP ribazoletransferase, producing the protein MRLIRSFLIAFSTYSRIPVPQVEWTEENRRYAMCFFPLIGAVLGLILWGWLALCDALRIGAFLRGAVAALLPLLVTGGIHMDGYMDVTDALASWQPKEKRLEILKDSHAGAFAVMGCAGYLLLSAALFSEARAADGLKLLCVFVLSRTLSALALTIFRNARPQGMLDDFSRTAQRRMILVSGMIYGIVCVAIWGLTGGWLALICPAAAALCLLYYRHMAYKQFGGVTGDLAGWFLQVTELALAAVVVMGGKLL
- a CDS encoding bifunctional adenosylcobinamide kinase/adenosylcobinamide-phosphate guanylyltransferase → MKLYIGGAYQGQEELARQENPSAEIFPDFHERIRKAVLAEKQDPRAFAEQFCAEHPDAVVTANEVGAGVVPMAAEDRAFREAVGRALCVIAGKAEQVTRCTCGIGVRIK
- a CDS encoding histidine phosphatase family protein, producing MRWILIRHGKTRGNLEGRYIGCRSDENLCAEGIEELKQGTYPAAGKVYTSPMRRCLETAELLYPGIPAEEVPDFRECDFGEFEGKNYAELNGRKDYQAWIDSGGELPFPGGESRAEFAARCLEAFETIRKKAPQEDCALVVHGGTVMAIMEQYAMPRKPFYDYQVPNGCGFILEEDGTWTQIRR
- a CDS encoding ABC transporter ATP-binding protein; this encodes MLQGEHITVRYGSFTVVDDLSFHLKEGQWLMLAGPNGAGKSTLIEAIAQGAPHSGTIRWKGEDIRGLKASSLARKIGVLAQKNNVGYAYTVEEVVGLGRYAYKSGLFSGRDDDGKAAVEKALEMTGLSDLRHASMLTLSGGETQRVFLAQVFAQDPQVLILDEPANHLDLKYQQHIFSLIRDWLKEPGRAVLSVVHDLSLARKYGTHAILLDHGKTISRGLIDDVMTPENLKQVYGMDVYAWMKDMLSQWEK